TGATGATGCCAAATGTTGTGAAAAACAAATCGCAAAGGTATGTCATTATTGTACTATGTTATGCCAATTGTATCTTGTGGAGATGATTCCTTGCAGGAGGATGACATTTAAACAGTCGATGAAGTAAGGAGCACAAAGGTCCAGAGGTGAATTTATGCCCTGGTTATGCAAATCTGCTAGTAAGATTGAAGCAAGCGATGCAACCCGCTGATGTGGAGCAAACTTTGATTAACAAGTGATGGTACAAGCTAATGTATGTATGTTTTGGGCTGCTGATGCACCAGTGTAGCATGTTATAAAATTTCTGCAAGGTTACCTGGATGTTGTGTTTATTGGAATTTTCCTTCCAACTGTTTGTGCAACAAGCGGCGCTCGTCTCTGCAAAACAATTTGTAGATATTGATACCAAAGATGAAAAAAGAATGTGTAGAGAGAATTAATGGTAAAACAAGGGTTCCATGTTGATATTCATAGCAGGACAGGACAGATTATTATTTTTCCAAGTCAAGCTGTAGAGAATGACAGGCATGATTTTGTCCTACCTGTGGATCTGGACGTGAGAATTCCAGTCTCTTGTTAGCACAGATCGGTTGCACGATTCACACTTGATCTTGATATCGGACAGCGATAGGGCTCTCAACTGGGTAACCTCATTTTTGGCGTTGAACAGCTCCTCCTTGAGGGCAGCCTTTTCTGCCTTGCATAGTTTCTTATCCTCTTTTGGAGGTGAAATACATACTACGAGAAAGAAAGAAATCATTTACAAGAGCTCAATCTTGTGAAGGAGCTCTTCCTTTTCCTCTTTGAGCGTCTTCTCAAGATGAGCGATTTCTTCTTTCAGCTCAACCTTTTCCTCTGTGTGCTTGCTCTCAGCGTCAGCCCTACATGCAGTTGCAGTTAGTTAATTCGGTGGGTAGATCGATCACAATAGAAGATTCATCCATGTAATGTAAAGCATGCAGTTGCAGTTAGTTAATTTGGTGGATCGATCGATCACAATacaacatccatccatccatgtaaTAATAATGTAAAAAAagcaggggagggagggagggagggagggagggggtccAAGACGGACACGTACATACGCTCCAGCTTGCTCTGCAGCTCTGCCTTCTCATCTGCGAACAGTAGCTGGTTTTGCTCCCTGCAAGTGCACCCAATTTCTCAGTCTCGATCGAGAGGACACCAACACAAGAGATGAACCCAATTTCTTTCCCAGTCTCGATCGAGAAGAGATGAACCCAATTTCTTTCTCAGTCTCGATCGAGAAGAGATGAACCCAGTCTCGATCGAGAGGACACCAACACAAAGAGATga
Above is a window of Triticum dicoccoides isolate Atlit2015 ecotype Zavitan chromosome 5B, WEW_v2.0, whole genome shotgun sequence DNA encoding:
- the LOC119307656 gene encoding uncharacterized protein LOC119307656, with the protein product MSPSITLTAVATGIAVATGTAELVRGTADVISYMRDKRCRECSMMVKQREIVKHLEDHLEQNQLLFADEKAELQSKLERMADAESKHTEEKVELKEEIAHLEKTLKEEKEELLHKIELL